Proteins encoded within one genomic window of Humulus lupulus chromosome 1, drHumLupu1.1, whole genome shotgun sequence:
- the LOC133790345 gene encoding uncharacterized protein LOC133790345, whose product MHVEKNVCDSLLGTLLDNDKSKDTTNARHDLKNIGVRKSLWIYEDANKRLMKPYAPYVFTFEQRRDFCQFLKGVKMPNGFCSNLKKKVTDNDSNIVGLKSHDCHVIMQRLLAVGVRKFLPESISTTITELCNLFKQLCSRTLNVFDMEKAKDDLIVILCKMELIFPPAFFDIMIHLVLHLPDEEILGGPVFMRWMYPFERYMKKLKNYVRNKARPEGSIVEGYVADEALTFCSMYFKGVETKFNQPDRNKDAPYVNRHLTVFESQCRPLSKGILMPLDENTRNKAEWFILDNSLETEVYLE is encoded by the coding sequence atgcatgttgagaagaatgtgtgcgacagtctccttgggactttgttagataatgataaatctaaggacaccactaacgcAAGACATGATTTAAAGAATATAGGGGTTAGGAAATCGTTGTGGATTTACGAGGATGCCAATAAAAGGTTAATGAAACCGTATGCTCCATACGTGTTCACTTTTGAACAGAGGCgagatttttgtcaatttttgaaaGGAGTGAAGATGCCCAATGGTTTTTGTTCTAATCTAAAGAAAAAAGTCACAGACAATGactcaaacattgttgggttgaagtcccatgattgtcatgtgataatgcaacgattacttgcaGTAGGTGTTCGCAAGTTTTTACCAGAATCTATATCCACTACCATCACTGAATTGTGTAATTTATTCAAACAATTGTGCTCTAGGACACTGAACGTTTTTGATATGGagaaagctaaggatgacttgattgttattttatgcaagatggagttgattttccctCCAGCATTCTTTGACATAATGATCCATCTGGTTTTGCACTTGCCTGATGAAGAAATATTGGGAGGAcctgtatttatgaggtggatgtatccttttgaaagatacatgaaaaaattaaaaaactatgtcaggaataaagctcgtcctgaaggatCTATAGTAGAAGGATATGTTGCAGAcgaggctttgacattttgttcaatgtatttcaaaggtgtggaaacaaaatttaatcagCCTGATCGTAACAAAGATGCACCGTATGTGAATCGACACCTCACAGTGtttgaatctcaatgtcgtcctctTAGTAAGGGAATTCTCATGCCCCTCGATGAAAATACTCGGAAtaaagctgagtggttcatattggataattctctagaaactgaagtgtatttagagtaa